One genomic window of Gemmatimonadales bacterium includes the following:
- a CDS encoding VOC family protein, protein MAAPQPITPCLWFDNQAEEAARYYTGIFKNSKIGKISRYGEVGREVHGQAPGTVMTVEFELNGQPFTALNGGPIFKFTEAVSFQIMCRTQEEIDHYWNKLSQGGDKNSQQCGWLKDKYGLSWQVVPTVLAEMMSDPNKEKAGRAMQALLQMKKLDIAELERAFEGETAGSRR, encoded by the coding sequence ATGGCTGCACCCCAACCGATCACCCCGTGCCTCTGGTTCGACAACCAGGCCGAAGAGGCCGCCCGCTACTACACCGGCATCTTCAAGAACTCCAAAATCGGCAAGATCTCCCGCTACGGGGAGGTTGGCCGTGAAGTGCACGGGCAGGCCCCCGGCACCGTGATGACCGTCGAGTTCGAGCTCAACGGCCAGCCGTTCACCGCCCTCAACGGCGGCCCCATCTTCAAGTTCACCGAAGCCGTCTCCTTCCAGATCATGTGCCGGACCCAGGAGGAGATCGATCACTACTGGAACAAGCTCTCCCAGGGCGGCGACAAGAACTCCCAGCAGTGCGGCTGGCTCAAGGACAAGTACGGGCTATCCTGGCAGGTGGTGCCCACCGTACTGGCGGAGATGATGAGCGACCCGAATAAGGAGAAGGCGGGGCGGGCGATGCAGGCGCTGCTGCAGATGAAGAAGCTCGACATCGCCGAGCTCGAGCGGGCGTTCGAGGGAGAGACGGCCGGAAGCCGGCGCTGA